Proteins from a genomic interval of Zingiber officinale cultivar Zhangliang chromosome 1B, Zo_v1.1, whole genome shotgun sequence:
- the LOC122047937 gene encoding RNA-binding protein P-like, giving the protein MGRKRKPAVQNPKSYYSSDEEEEEEEEEEEVEEIEEEEGEEEEEEEDPEEEEEEEEEEEEAAEEEAAVAGNVKLETTVKLTKDEVEVKEEIDPDDRESIRRLLEPFGKDQLVELLKEAALRNPSLLSRITTVSESDPAQRKLFVYGLGWDVTSETLNAVFSTYGDIEECRVPTDRNTGRCKGYAFILFRTRAAAQKALCEPQKKIGNRMATCQLSSFGPPGAHGPVVEPTGRKIFVNNIGDHVNPERLRAFFAKYGELEDGPIGYDKTTGKLRGFAFFVYKTQEGCKNALEEQRKYFDGCELNCQRAVEGMKPKSQATEVSLPAGLPSNDHSLTYASQSMMGLNPVIGLVGQSLNPAVGLLGQNVGVAGVSSSLNRSGTTPPYGAGLGLSGSGLGVNSFSPSVIGNYQSQAALQGLGTYHSNYLPSSTRTNSQSGLPPYFGR; this is encoded by the coding sequence ATGGGGAGGAAGCGAAAACCAGCGGTCCAGAATCCAAAATCCTACTATTCATccgacgaggaggaggaggaggaagaggaagaagaagaggttgAAGAAATCGAGGAGGAAGAgggggaagaggaggaagaagaagaagatcctgaagaagaggaagaggaagaagaagaggaagaggaagcagCAGAAGAAGAAGCAGCAGTGGCCGGAAACGTAAAATTAGAGACGACTGTGAAACTCACAAAAGACGAGGTAGAAGTGAAAGAGGAAATCGATCCCGACGACCGCGAGTCTATCCGACGTCTTCTCGAGCCCTTCGGCAAGGACCAGCTGGTCGAGCTCCTCAAGGAAGCCGCGCTACGCAACCCTTCCCTTTTGTCGCGCATCACTACCGTTTCCGAATCTGACCCCGCCCAGCGCAAGCTCTTTGTTTACGGTCTCGGCTGGGATGTCACCTCCGAAACCCTCAACGCAGTGTTCTCTACTTACGGTGACATCGAGGAGTGCAGGGTTCCCACTGACCGCAATACTGGCCGCTGCAAAGGCTACGCCTTTATCCTTTTCCGCACCCGAGCTGCCGCTCAAAAGGCCCTTTGTGAACCACAGAAGAAGATTGGTAACCGTATGGCAACCTGCCAGCTTTCTTCATTTGGTCCCCCTGGCGCTCACGGTCCTGTTGTTGAGCCCACTGGCCGTAAGATTTTTGTTAACAACATCGGCGACCATGTAAATCCTGAGCGTTTGCGTGCCTTCTTTGCCAAGTACGGGGAGCTTGAGGATGGTCCGATTGGGTATGACAAGACAACGGGGAAGCTTCGCGGGTTTGCATTCTTTGTCTACAAGACGCAGGAGGGGTGCAAGAATGCCCTGGAGGAGCAAAGGAAGTATTTTGATGGGTGCGAGTTGAACTGCCAGAGGGCTGTCGAGGGGATGAAACCGAAGAGCCAGGCAACAGAAGTTTCCTTGCCTGCGGGGTTACCATCAAATGACCATTCTTTGACTTACGCCTCACAGTCAATGATGGGTCTCAATCCAGTAATCGGGTTGGTAGGGCAGAGTCTGAATCCAGCAGTGGGACTGTTAGGGCAGAATGTTGGGGTTGCAGGAGTGTCATCGTCTTTGAACAGGAGTGGCACGACTCCACCATATGGAGCAGGATTAGGCCTTAGCGGAAGTGGGTTGGGGGTTAACAGCTTCAGTCCCAGTGTGATTGGCAACTATCAATCACAAGCAGCTTTGCAAGGCTTGGGAACCTACCATAGCAATTATTTGCCTTCGTCAACCAGGACAAATTCACAATCTGGCTTACCCCCGTACTTTGGGCGCTAG
- the LOC122047945 gene encoding protein RETICULATA-RELATED 3, chloroplastic-like, protein MAADASFLRFSSLPIRTGTRRVTRGANLSRDPSPSLHPSPRPLSTGSFPLLIARYANPNRSFTSPDRSGGGPAFPPDGPGNYGRGGDGDSDDDRNRDEPASSDLGGPLGVFLEGWRSRVAADPQFPFKVLMEEVVGVTACVLGDMASRPNFGLDELDFVFCTLVVGSIVNFVLMYLLAPTAASSASASALPGLFATCPASHMFEPGSYSLISRMGTFVYKGVTFAAVGFAAGLAGTAISNGLIALRKKMDSGFEPPNKPPPTVLNALTWSLHMGLSSNFRYQTLNGIEYAMEKALPSSAFKASVVVLRCLNNLLGGMSFVMLARITGSQKATADAEAVEEIKEKLVSDKATIPENGDD, encoded by the coding sequence ATGGCCGCCGACGCCTCGTTTCTCCGCTTCTCATCGCTTCCGATCCGCACCGGAACCCGCCGTGTAACGAGAGGTGCAAACCTCAGCCGCGATCCTTCCCCCTCCCTTCATCCCTCCCCCCGCCCTCTCTCCACCGGCTCCTTCCCGCTTCTCATCGCTCGCTATGCGAATCCTAACCGATCCTTTACCTCCCCTGACCGATCGGGCGGAGGCCCTGCCTTTCCACCAGATGGACCCGGTAACTACGGTCGCGGCGGAGATGGTGATTCGGACGATGATCGCAACCGCGATGAGCCCGCCTCGTCAGATCTGGGAGGTCCTCTGGGTGTCTTCCTAGAGGGGTGGCGATCTAGAGTTGCCGCCGATCCTCAGTTCCCCTTCAAGGTCCTCATGGAGGAGGTTGTCGGCGTCACTGCGTGCGTCCTCGGCGACATGGCCTCCCGACCCAACTTTGGTCTCGACGAGCTCGACTTCGTATTTTGCACCCTCGTTGTCGGATCCATCGTCAACTTCGTCCTCATGTACCTCTTGGCGCCCACGGCCGCCTCCTCGGCCAGCGCCTCTGCTCTACCTGGCTTATTTGCCACCTGCCCCGCCAGCCACATGTTTGAGCCGGGGTCTTATTCCCTAATCTCCCGTATGGGCACCTTTGTCTATAAAGGTGTCACCTTTGCCGCTGTCGGCTTCGCTGCGGGCCTTGCAGGGACGGCGATCTCAAATGGGCTGATCGCTCTACGCAAGAAGATGGATTCAGGGTTTGAGCCACCTAACAAGCCCCCGCCGACCGTGTTGAATGCGCTGACCTGGTCGCTGCACATGGGATTGAGCAGTAATTTCCGGTACCAGACCCTTAATGGGATCGAGTACGCAATGGAGAAGGCATTGCCTTCATCTGCTTTCAAGGCATCAGTGGTGGTGCTTAGGTGTTTGAACAATCTGCTTGGAGGAATGTCTTTTGTTATGCTTGCAAGGATTACCGGGTCTCAGAAGGCGACTGCAGATGCAGAGGCGGTAGAAGAAATCAAGGAGAAGTTGGTCAGTGACAAAGCTACAATTCCTGAGAACGGCGATGATTAA